The Pseudomonadota bacterium genome segment TGACGGGCTTGATGCCCGTGTGCGTGAAGCTCTTGAGCGCCGCTTGCAGCGCGCTGCGCATGCTCTTGACCAGCTCGGGTTTGTGTTGGGCGAGATTGATGCTCTCGTTGGGGTCGTTACGACGGTCGTAGAGCATGGTGGTGTTGCGCAGGCCTTCGTAGTTGCGTTCGACCTCGACGAGCTTGAAGCGCTCGTTTGCCAGCGCCCGGCCCCGGCAGCGTGCCTTCCAGTCGACCAGATGCACGAAGTGCTGGCGTGCCGGTGCCTCGCCGGACCGCCCCTGCAGGAGTGGCAACAGCGAGTGGCCGTCGCTGCCGTGCGCCCCGGGTATGTCCAGCAGATCGACAATGGTCGGGTAGATATCGAGCAGGGATACGGGCGTGCCGATGCGCCGAGGGCGCTTCTGGCGGGGTAGCTTGATATAGAGGGGTACGTGCAGCAGCTCCTCGTGAAGGCTGTAGCCGTGGCTGAAGCCGCCGTGTTCGAACAGCTCTTCACCGTGATCTGCGGTGAGCACGATCAAGGAGTCGTCGTAGAGGTCTCGTTCCTTCAGCAGGTCGAGGATCTTGGCCAGCTCCGCGAAGCTGTAGCGGATGGCCGTGTCGTACTGGTCGACCAGGCTTTGAAGCATCCGCGGGCCAACGTGCTTGCGAACCTCGAGGTCGCCACGCTGCAGGATCGCCCGCATCTTCCTGCCGTAGTAGACGAACTTGCGGCTAGGGGGCCGGCCCAGCAGGTCTGCGCGGTGCGGCTTCGGCACCTTGTAGGGACCGTGGACGTTCATCGGGTGCAGGTAGAGGAAAAACGGGCCGCCGGGCATGCTGTCGAGCTGGTTGCCTACCCGGGGCAGAAGCCGGGAAATGTCTGGGTACGCCGTTGCATGCCCGAGGAAATCGTCGAACACGCTGAAGCCCTGATCAAAGCCGGTCTTGCTCGACACATGGTGGTTGAAGGAGTGCCCCAGCGTGTGCCAGCCACGCGCCTTGAGCGCCTCGGCGATCGTAAGGAGCCTGGCGTCGAGCTTGTCGCCTTTGGCAAGCAGGCCGTGGCCTGTCGGAAACAGTCCCGTGTGCAGGCTGGCAGCGCTGGGGGCAGTCCAGGGTGCCGGCGCGTACGCGCGCGTGAACACCGTGGCCTGGGCGGCGAAATCGTCCAGCGGCGCAGCGGTGGGTCGATGGTAGCCAAAATGGCTGAGGTGATCTGCTCTCAGCGTATCTACCAGGAGCAGGACCACGTTGGGCTTCTTTGGCTTGCGGGGGACGGGAGACGACAGTAACGCGATCGCAGCCAGCGGCGTCAAAAGCAGCGCGCTCAGAGCGAGATGCACCCGGCGGGGCTTGGTCATGCTGTGCTCTGTAGCACAGCTGCCGCGGGCCAACTGCCGACTAGGCGGTGTCTCGCAGCGCTGCCATCACGGGTACGGTGGCGAGGAATCCGGCTGCCCGGTGGGCAGGGGGGGCAGGATGGGCGGCGGAGCAACCGTCTGCGGGTCCGGCGCCGGGGGCCCGCCTGGCAGGGCGGGGGCCCGGGGCGGGTTGCGGGGCGCCGGCGG includes the following:
- a CDS encoding sulfatase-like hydrolase/transferase — protein: MTKPRRVHLALSALLLTPLAAIALLSSPVPRKPKKPNVVLLLVDTLRADHLSHFGYHRPTAAPLDDFAAQATVFTRAYAPAPWTAPSAASLHTGLFPTGHGLLAKGDKLDARLLTIAEALKARGWHTLGHSFNHHVSSKTGFDQGFSVFDDFLGHATAYPDISRLLPRVGNQLDSMPGGPFFLYLHPMNVHGPYKVPKPHRADLLGRPPSRKFVYYGRKMRAILQRGDLEVRKHVGPRMLQSLVDQYDTAIRYSFAELAKILDLLKERDLYDDSLIVLTADHGEELFEHGGFSHGYSLHEELLHVPLYIKLPRQKRPRRIGTPVSLLDIYPTIVDLLDIPGAHGSDGHSLLPLLQGRSGEAPARQHFVHLVDWKARCRGRALANERFKLVEVERNYEGLRNTTMLYDRRNDPNESINLAQHKPELVKSMRSALQAALKSFTHTGIKPVNVLDKLDKDRLQALGYGQ